In Mytilus edulis chromosome 3, xbMytEdul2.2, whole genome shotgun sequence, the genomic window TCATGCCAAAATCAAGATCTTAGCATCGACTTAAGCCAGGATTAGGTTTAAGGTTAGGGTTAAATTAGAATTAGggttatatttattcaataagcAATTCTGTTATCGACACGACAGCATGCAAACATGAAACTaatgaatttgataaaatattttttttgttaaacaaaCGATTGTCTTGGATACTAAAATTGACAGTGTTAAACTAGGGGTGGGTACAAGTAGTAAAGTTCCTCAGTACTGTACATTTCCATTTTTAGGAAACGAGAATATGTGTATGTGATAACAATACTACATCAATGTTCAATATCGTCAATACGCATCACAGACGCTGAACGTCTTTTACATTCCATAGTTTAAACGTTAAATTTGATTTTGTAGTAGTCTTTACCTTTCCTGGTGCAAAGCTTCGGATAAGTCATCGGTTGTGCATATCTGGGACATAGTTGTCAAGTGAGAGAGTATTGAAACTTCAGAATTTCGGTGATTTGTCTTAAGCTTTGCAGAATGAATCGATTTCAATACCAACACAACAAATTCTGCATTTGATCAATGTAATGAGGAGACGGTTTGCATCGATGATTCGTGTTAACCGAAAGATACcaataccttgttgataaatattccgtatcaacttcacaaataatacaatatGGTcctgaagtatagattctaggtactgacgttgtttgtcaTCATAAGTATGTGTTTAAGGTGTCTTTTAGTTGTCTTTGTAAATCATTACTTATACTGTTTAGTCGATTTGACATGGCTGGGTGCTTCTACatctcgtcattgtgttattgtgctatggtaaatttttgcaTTATTGTCTTTCGTTTTTTCTAGTGTGCTTTGTCtctatgcatttttatttttctttgatgaCAGACATATTAGTTTGTTCCTATATTGATTAAGATTAAacacacaatgttgactgctctacttatatttttgtctattatgtcggtttgttttgttcacactttgTTGCCAATGTAAaagaattttatgcgactgtcatacaagttataGAGGTTTAGCCAgtaataaaaccaggtttaatataccatttaaataaaatatctgtaccaagtcaggattatgacaattgttatccattcgtttgaagttttggggcttttgattttgccatttgattaggaactttccgttttgatatTTACTCGGAAATCGGTATTTTTTCACTATACTTTTCACAGAAACAGGGGCTCGAATTCCATAGAGGGAAGAACAATAACGTGCTACTACAAATTGCACTGGCGTTAAGTTTAGATTGttaaaagaaagaagaatgaaaTAGCTGCTATTGTCAACTTAAATTTGAAGCAATGCTTGATTCAGTGATGGAtgtttgcttaatgtccagtgacaaatatttcaagacgagatcaaatttataataaaattgatagcGTTCCTGTGATAGAGGCCGTCCATGTTGAAGGTCACAGAAATATGGACTACCACtagaaaatgaggatatattagATAGGTACAGAAAGTTTGCTCTGCAACAGGACACCTACTTATCcttaaagttgttaaaaatgaTAACGATGTTCTCTCTACACGAGGCATCTGgttcaactttccatttctgacCTGACTTAGTGGCATTGTTAAACATCCTATACAACCAGCTGGACATCCAACGTTGGTACTGGTTTAAACGCTAGTGGGGAGAAAAAAATGATCATATTTCTATTTCGCAATCACCTTTTGGAAACAACAGTTTCGATAAAATGTACATGGGCATAATGAAGTAATGATGAATTTGGCCAGAACCAACTTCATCACACATAATTTCGTTGATGGAGTCAAAAGAAGAGCGATGCATGAATACATTGAAAATTCTGAGACGTATTTGGAAGACCAATAGACATGGCAAGTTACAAGATATGCTTTTACTAGCATTCAAGATTACCACAATCTCAAATCATTATCTTATTCTAGTATCATAACTtaacaacaaacaacatttttataatacattgtaataagaCATAATTTAAACATGAATTATAACGTAATAAATGAAGTTTAAAATTCAAAAGCTGATTCTGCATTCAAATATTCTTACAAGACAATTTATTTTAACGGGgttatattgttttcttttacgaatatatataaagtaaaataacaaaaacaccgaactccgaggaacattaaaaacggaaagtccctattcaaatggcaaaataaaaagccaaaacacatcaaacgaaagaaCTGTCGTATACCTGACTTGGTTCAGACAATTTATGTTaagaaaatggtaaaaaaaatctggttctatagctagctaaacctctcccttgtataacagtcgcaaaaaatttcaataaattgacaacgatgtgtgaacaaaacaaacacaaataattggtaaataaaacataaaacaaggggtacagcagtcaacattgtgttataatcttcaaacaaacaaatatgttaacaaagaaaaacaaaaaggcatacaaataaagaatattagcaaaaacgaaagacaggaatacaaaaatttactatagcacaataacacattcacgggatgtataagtacccagccacgtcaaatgaatatgaCAAAAATTTTACTTACCAGTAAAAATATAGACaaatacaaagacaaataaagtaATAATATAACactttattaagatgataaataaCTTCAGATCCTAGAATCTATACCTCAAGACAGTCgtttattatttgtgaagttgatacgaaatatttatcaacaaggtattggtatcttccgatgaactttcatttttagaaaatgacgagacgttctttgacatacctctGGTTGATCAACTTGCTGCTAAGACACgagtgacgttttacaaagtctgagtagcaattgttttttctttgtgtCATAAAAACTAGTATGTACATTTGTTGACCATTGcgtgcaatctaattaaaatgaaaCCTCCGCACTCATTCATTTTATTATGCTTGGTCGTTTTGGAGCTCAGATGCATGTCTCGTGTGGTTTTCGTGCTCAAGTTTCTAATGCTTAGCTTATCAATCATTTAGCATTGGTAAAATGGAGGCGTTTCCATGCAAAGCATTTTTGTGGTGCacattgacatgaatatcagacATTTATATTAGCAGTTGACAATAAGTCGGAACCGATGTTGGTGTTTTACAGTTCCGAAGATCTTCATCTGTCCAGTACCAAGTGTTACAGTAATGGCTTTATCGAAATAATATCTTCTATTGTAATTCGTTAGTTATGAACTATGGAATTGCACCAAATCTAAAAATCATGACAGAGTTAATCTTCAACAATTTTGGCTTAAATGCTCTCAAACTTTTAATGTCATCATTGTGTCTCGAGCGTACCCGATATTTGTTCCAAATTCACGAGTAGAGCCAACTGAAGTCGatataatatgttatatatatatatataaaggtaatTAGGTTTTGCTCTTCTGAATAAATTTGTCATTAACTTTAACTATACATATTGGGTTtcgcttattgttgaaggtcttaaGGTGACATATAGTTGCGACAAACCACGTGATTTTGACTATAGTGaatagttgtatcattggtaaTCTTTCCATATCTATTTATTTACATACTAGTAAATGAATTGTCATCTGGGTTGAactataaacattttttgttactGATATATATATCTAATACACCCTCATTAATTACGCGCTGATGATCATAACTGCATATTGTTCTTGTTTTCAGTATTTTAGTCATCTGTTAAATCGAAATTGaagtaatttgaaaaaatttCCGCATGTTTTAGAAATGACAACGTGTTTGTCTAATGAGGAATCTATAGCCAAAGGGAAACCACTGCGAATTGACAGATTGACTTGAGctgttaaaatttctaaaatgAAATTCAGAGTCAGACCTTGTCGGTTAAAAAAAGTTTTGTGACACAATTGAATATCATAAATGCATCTTTATTGTATTCAACGTTTAAGTTTTCATTGAATATGAAAAGTATAATACATCAAAAACCACTAGTACTTATCTCTGAGAGCAGTTACCTATATTATACCTTGCTATCAATTGTTATGTTGATGTGTATACAGGTAATTTTTCAGAAACAAGTGACTGTGATAAAAATcaggggccggtttcacgaagctatcctaagacatgtcataagacatatcttaggacatgtcttatgatcctcttatgactatcctaggacatatctcagacctcgtctcgaagctgtcttaggatcatcttagctaagacatcctaaacctgtcgcaagttctttaaattttcaaatataaatatgatctacggaaaaaaatcaggtaaatgtagtatgtcttaccataaattattctaaacgtattgattaatataatgacataatttgcaaaataaatataaaaaaaaaaagtaatttatatataaattatctttaaacaatacatcaatataaatatgaaaatttcaatgcaaaattaaaaaaaaagaatataaaattatgacattgttttggtacaagtgagttgaattcaatttcgactttattggttataaaaggttaagagataaaatcgtgcaatttttatatcaatacatcgaattttcattgttgacaaatcctgataatccgtcaatgtatatatgttttaagcaggaacaggagaatagataattagataataataagatattttttttcaaaattaagttaaaaatgagtgtaatttatataaataaacgtataactatcctaagaccatcataagacacctctcgcgttgtcctaactttatgaccaactttaagagatgtcctaatttaggaccgctttgtgaaacccacttaggactaagatatgtcgtaagaccatcctaagacatgtcttagtcctaagacagcttcgtgaaactgggcccagtattctttttgccaaaatctcaaaaatatcttttaaagacaAACAATTAGAAAATAGAACACACGTGTTCATAACGTGCACTCCTTAGAGGTATACAATAGTATCATCGAATAATCGCTATTTTCTCATAGAAATGAAATGTAACTTTGACGGTTGTCCGAATCTGCATGCTCGGTTTATCAGAGTTTACAATGTTTTACGTAGATTTATTACTCTTCATATGTTCATTAACTTTTGCCGCCTATACATTTTTCGCCTTCTGTCAAAACAAAGTCATAAAGTAAACGAAAGTTTTCTTCGGTAGTTTCTGTATAACGATCTCCCAAAATCTCTGATAATAATGCCATAAAGGTCGGATCCATTGCCTGAAAAAGAACAAAGGGAGAATGAACGACCATTATTGAAGTGGTAGAACATAGTTTGGAGGGACACGAAAATGTGTAAGACAAGAAGCATTTTggcaatttgttttcaaaacttttcaagtgacatgaaataccatttttttttacagataacaTTTCCTGTCAATGTTCCCCTCTCAGGTCTTTGTAAATAGAAATTAGATCTCAAACTTTGGGATCTTTCATAGTCTCTGTTCGATTTATTCTCAATTTGTCCAGTGATTTATGACTGTTTGGTCGTGAACAAAGAACTATAGAGTTACTTTACTATTTTAATctttacaacaaaaaataaattctgcaGAAACCATAcatctatcaaaattttaattaagGCGTTTGTTTGCTACCAATTTAACAACAAATGAACGTTCGGAAGGGGATATAGTTTAATACTGGACTATATGAgaaaataacatcaaaactatatatatataaactatgcATGTTTAGTATAATCGGGATTAAGATTAACGCTACACGCTCACATAAGCACCTACTTTTGCTTTCATAAttaaataacaattaattatgtaataattatgtcataatgaaattatcacaatttgaaagattaatctttcttctttcttttggtgcctcatttataaaatttaaataaagatgagtggaattacatcagtttaaagatgtctgattggggatgaaaaactTTGTATTATGCTACCTTAAAACtgtcaattttaattaaaatgcaaggtcactttttataaatttgctaAGCTGAAGTAAGAAAGATATAGGACAACATTCATGTTAAGTACTATTTCAATGCAGGaaggttttatttcatttaagtgTAGTCTTGATTCGATCTGATAATTAAGATTTCAATTACGATGAAACATGTATTTTTGAATTGCGTAATTTAGAATAATAAATTTCGATTTTAGACGGTCGTATTACTTTCATTGCTCGATATCGGTCTCTTTTATCTCACACAATTGGAATCAATTACTGTTTCTGATTTCAAGCTTCaaagatttttttgatttttttttcaattccgtTTCTCAGTCCATATATACATGAgctgataaaatatatattttatcctcaggcaatctaattaaaaaccgatctctcatcgctcctgtttctgatatgtcgctcccacgcgacatatcagaaacaggagcgatgagagatatgtttttaattagattgatccTCAGGTACCAAAatacacagtggcggatccagaacttttcataaggggaaATCCACTCACTGACTTaaggggacccgctccagtcatgcttcagtgattccctatataatcaaccaagaAAAGAGGGGGGCTGGGatcccccccttggatccgcctatgacaCAGATAGTATGGCACCGAGACGTGAACATGGTGTTGGTCTAATATCTCCTATTTTAACTTCCTTACCTTCAGTATTTCTGATATTTTCTCATTTGTCGAGAAGACATGACTGATTTCTACCAATGCTTTATCAACTTCCTCTAAATTATTTACAACATCGTCAAATAGTCCAAATATTTCTAATGCATCGTTTTCAAATTCGAAACTGTCCTTAATGTCTTCTTCACTTTTATTAGTATCGTAAGATGGGAAATATACTGCATATTGCTCATGTTTCTTCAAAAAtctggaaaaaaagaa contains:
- the LOC139516000 gene encoding hemoglobin subunit alpha-D-like, producing the protein MGALKSKFKGSKSKSSQKAKTKIHLPESSSAKKTVDPRLPFQTYRQIFSLRNAWKAVTRSMEETAKENLMRFLKKHEQYAVYFPSYDTNKSEEDIKDSFEFENDALEIFGLFDDVVNNLEEVDKALVEISHVFSTNEKISEILKAMDPTFMALLSEILGDRYTETTEENFRLLYDFVLTEGEKCIGGKS